The sequence ACATTCGGACTGATGCTCATGTCGTTGTCGTTGAGGATCACCAGGAAGTTCTTGGCCTGGAGATACCCGGCCTGGTTGAGGCCCTCGAAGGCCATGCCGGCGGTCATGGAACCATCGCCGATCACGGCGATGCAGGCGTGGTTCTGCCCCTGCAGGTCCCGGGCCTTGGCCATGCCGAGGACCGCGGAAATGGAGGTGCTGGCGTGACCGGCGCCGAAGTGGTCGTAGGGGCTCTCGTCGCGCTTGAGGAATCCCGCCAGGCCGTCGTGCTGGCGCAGGGTGGGGAAACGCCCCTTCCGCCCCGTGAGGATCTTGTGGGTGTAGGCCTGGTGCCCCACATCCCAGATCACGCGGTCGTGGAGGAAATCGAAGTGGTGGAACAGGGCCACCGTCAATTCGACGGTGCCGAGATTCGAACTGAAATGCCCGCCGGTGGCGCTGATGGAATCCACGAGGAATTGGCGCACCTCCTGGGAAAGCTGTTCCAGCTGCGGGCCCGTGAAATGCCTGATCTGCTGAGGGGCCACGATGGAATCGAGCAGCGGATAGCGGCTTTCGGTCGCTGGCCCCATCACACTGTCCTGGCCGCCAAGTAGCGCGCCCACGCTTCCAGCGATTCGGGTCTTGGGAGGGACTGAAGGTGGCATAACGCATTCTCCGTGGCCTCGGCGAGGGCCCGCCGAGCGCCATCCAGCCCTAACAGGGCGGGGTACGTGATCTTACCCTTTCCTGCATCTTTTCCGGCCCGTTTCCCCAAGGTGGCGGCGTCTGAAGTGGCGTCGAGGATGTCGTCCTGGATCTGGAATGCGAGTCCCAGCGAGGCTCCAGCGCTCCGCAGGGCCTCCCGGAAAGACGGTTCCGCTTCCCCGAGTACCGCGCCTATTTCAAGGGACGCCCGCAGCAGGGCGCCGGTCTTCAGGCGGTGGATGGTCTTGAGGTGGTCCAGGCCATAGGAATCCAGGGCCTCTCCCTCGAGGTCCAGGGCCTGGCCGCCCACCATCCCCCGCCAGCCGCTGGCTTCCGCGAGCAGGGCGATGGCTTCCACCCGGGCCTCCGGCGGGATGGCTGCGTCGGATGCGAGGACCGCGAAGGCCTCGGCCTGCAGTCCATCCCCGGCCAGGATTGCGTGGGCTTCGCCGAAGGCCACATGGCAGGTGGGCTTGCCCCGGCGGAGGTCATCGTCGTCCATGGCAGGAAGATCGTCGTGGATGAGCGAATAGGTATGGAGGTATTCCAGGGCCAGCGCGCCAGCCAAGGCCCGCTCGGCCGGCGCGCCCACGGATTCGGCCGAGAGGAGGCAGAGGATGGGCCGCACCCGCTTGCCCCCCGCTTCCAGGCTGTAGCGGATGGCTTCGCCGACCTTCATCGAATCGCCACCCTCGAAGCGGGACGCGAGGCTGGCATTCAACAGGGGGAGCAGGCGGTCCAGGTCCTTCCGGACGAGGGCTTCCGGGGTTGGACCGTTCACGCCGGTTCCTCAGGACCTGCTTCGACGTCCAAGGTCTCGGCGCGATATTCGCCGCCCAGGCCGCGCTTGAGCACCTCCACGCGGCGCTGGGCTTCGTTCAACTGCTCCTGAAGGGTTTTGCAGAGGCCAACGCCTTCTTCGAATTTCGAAAGGGCATCCTCGAGGCTGAGGCTGCCGGCCTCCAATTGCTGCACCAAGGCTTCCAACCGGTCCAGGCCGTCATCAAAAGAGGGGGCGGATGCGCTCATGGTTTCATCATAAGGCGGCCCTGGCGGTCGAGTTGTTTTTTCGCGGCTGGCCTACTACTTGAAGTTCTTCACCAATTTCGCGCCCAGGTCTTCGGTCTTGTAGCCCGCGGGGAGCGCGAAGACGGACTCCGGGATGGCGCCCTCCTTCACTTCCGTGGCCTCGGTGGTCATCTCGCCGATCATGGGCATCACCGTGCGCGTCTTCAGGGCCAGGCCCTGGATCTTGGCCATTTCCTCGCCGAGCTTCTTCATGTTCATGGCCGCCGGCCCGACCGCCCCCATCAGGTTCTTGACCCTGAGGAAGCGGGTGTAGCTGACCGCCGGGACAGGCGGTTTGAGCGTGGCATCGTTGCTGGTTTCGATGACCATCTTGCCCAAGGTGATGTTCCATTTCCGGCAGGTGCGGCCGGCGACCACTTCCTTGCCTTGGTCCTCCACGGAAACCTCGCCGCCGCCCCCGCCTGGCATCATCGCCAGGATCTGCGGAGGCATGTCCTTGAACTGTTTGGCCATGCCTTCGACGGCGGCCTCCAGATCATCCCAGCTGGTCTTCTGGATGACCTTCTTGCCGTGGTCGATGCTGTAGTTGATTCCGTTCACGTAATCCACCAGGGTGTCCTGCTTGGATCCGGGATTGTTGATGCGCATGTATTTGCTGGACCAGTAATGCGTCTGCGGGCCGTCGTTGTACTTGCCTTTGCCCGTCATTGTGACGGTCAAGTCGCCGGCCAGCGCCGCCGCGGCGGAGAAGACCAGGATCGCGGCGCATTTCAGGGTGGCTTTCATGTTGGCTCCTTGTATGGATGCACAAGAGGTTACATCGCCGGATCCCCGGCTGCCATCCATTGATGCGTTCAGTGCGTTACCTTTTTAGGATGAGGTGCCCATGACGCGTGTGCTGGTGGTGGATGACAGCCGTGAAACCTGCGATCTGCTGGAAGAATTGCTGGGCGGCATGGGACTGGAGGTGGCGAAGGCCACCAGGCCCGAGGACGCGTTGCAAAAACTCAACGGGGGCGGCTTCTCGCTCATGCTTTCAGACATCAATCTGGAGGCGCGGCTGGATGGGCTCGACCTGCTCCGGGCCGCCAAGCCGCTGGGCATCGAAGTCATCCTGCTTTCGGGTTTCGGCACCATCGAAAAGGCCATCGAAGCGGTGAAGGAGGGCGCCTTCGATTTCCTGTCGAAGCCCTGGGACAACGAGGAATTGAAAGCCCTCGTCAAACGGGCGCTCGTGCGGAAGGACGCCAAGGCTCCGCTGAACCATGCCCCGAAAGGCCCGCAGAGCGTGATGATCGGCTCGTCCGCGAAAATGATGGAGGTCTACAAGACCATCGCCAGCCTGCAGAACTCGCGCGCCACGGTGCTCATCGTGGGCGAGAGCGGCACCGGGAAGGAATTGGTGGCCAGCACGGTGCATCTCAGCAGCGACCGGAAGGACCGGCCCTTCGTGGCGGTGAACTGCGGCGCGCTGTCGGAAACCCTCCTCGAATCGGAATTGTTCGGCCATGTGCGCGGCGCCTTCACCGGCGCGGCCGGCGACAAGAAGGGGCTGTTCGAGGAAGCCCACGGCGGAACCATTTTCCTGGATGAGATCGGCGAGACCTCTCCCAGTTTCCAGGTGCGGCTGCTGCGGGTCCTCCAGGAACAGGAGGTCCGGAAGGTCGGCGGCAACAAGACCACCAAGGTGGATGTGCGCGTCATCGCGGCGACCAACAAGGATCTCACCCAGATGGTGAAGGAGGGCCGGTTCCGCGAGGACCTCTTCTACCGCCTCAGCGTCGTGGAAATCCATGTGCCGGCCCTCCGGGACCGCCGGACCACGGACCGGGACGGCCGCGTGGTCTCCGATGTCGGATTGCTGTTGGACCATTTCCTCGCGGAAGCCAGCCGCAAGGACCAGGTCGGCTATTCGCTGCGGGCCGATGCGCGGAAGCTGCTGGAGGCATACGGCTGGCCTGGGAACGTCAGGGAGATGGCCAATGTGGTGGAGCACCTCACCCAGTTGAGCCGCGGCCGCGAAATCACGCCAGACGACCTGCCCAGCAAGCTCACCCAGGCCGGACATCCGACGGCGAACCCGCCCACCGCCACCGGTCCCTTGGCCGAACTGGTCGACGCCTGGGACCATCTGCCCACGCTTGAGGAACTGGAGCGGCGGTATATCCAGGTCCTGCTCAAGCACGAGACCCGCAAGAGCCGCATCGCCGAGATCCTGGGAAAGGACCGGACAACCCTCTATCGAAAACTCCGGGATCTAGGGTTGGCCGACGGTTCCGATGAAGGATAGAGATGTGGGGAATTGCACCAATGTTGCAAATATCAACATTGTGAAAAAAGCTTCAAAACGATTAATGGTACATCTTTCAATATGTTAAGTATTGGCCTGGAAATTCCTTAATTGATGGTAGATATCCGGCCGTGCCGGACCCACCTCTATTCGGAGAACACAATGAAGAAACTCGCCGCCCTGCTCGTGGCCGCCGCGCTCATCAGCCCCGTCTTCGCCCAGGATGCCAAGAAGGCCGCCGCAGCCCCCAAGGCCGCTCCCGCCGCCAAGGCCGCCGCCGCTCCGGCCGCTGCCCCTGCGACCAAGACCGCCGCTGCCCCTGCCGCTCCCGCCGCCGAGACCGCAAAACCCGCCAAGAAGCACCGGACCAAGAAGTCCAAGAAGCCTGCCGAAGCCGCTCCTGCCGCCAAGACCGCCATGGTCCTGGGCGACGAGAAGAAGGCCGACGAGAAGGCCGTGAAGACCGAGAAGAAGGCCGCCAAGAAGGCCGCCAAGAAGGTCGAAGCCGCTCCCGCCGACAAGAAGGTTGAAGCCGCTCCTGCGGACAAGAAGGCCGAAGCCGCTCCCGCCGACAAGAAGGTCGAAGCCGCCCCGGTCAAGAAGCACGGCAAGAAGAAGGTCGTGAAGGAAGAGGCGCCGAAGAGCGCCATGCTGCTGAG comes from Holophagaceae bacterium and encodes:
- a CDS encoding polyprenyl synthetase family protein, whose amino-acid sequence is MKVGEAIRYSLEAGGKRVRPILCLLSAESVGAPAERALAGALALEYLHTYSLIHDDLPAMDDDDLRRGKPTCHVAFGEAHAILAGDGLQAEAFAVLASDAAIPPEARVEAIALLAEASGWRGMVGGQALDLEGEALDSYGLDHLKTIHRLKTGALLRASLEIGAVLGEAEPSFREALRSAGASLGLAFQIQDDILDATSDAATLGKRAGKDAGKGKITYPALLGLDGARRALAEATENALCHLQSLPRPESLEAWARYLAARTV
- the xseB gene encoding exodeoxyribonuclease VII small subunit → MSASAPSFDDGLDRLEALVQQLEAGSLSLEDALSKFEEGVGLCKTLQEQLNEAQRRVEVLKRGLGGEYRAETLDVEAGPEEPA
- a CDS encoding histone H1 — encoded protein: MKKLAALLVAAALISPVFAQDAKKAAAAPKAAPAAKAAAAPAAAPATKTAAAPAAPAAETAKPAKKHRTKKSKKPAEAAPAAKTAMVLGDEKKADEKAVKTEKKAAKKAAKKVEAAPADKKVEAAPADKKAEAAPADKKVEAAPVKKHGKKKVVKEEAPKSAMLLSDEKKADEKAVKTEKKASKKAAKKAEAAPDKKVEAAPADKKVEAAPVKKHGKKKTEAKEVKEVKKDDKKA
- a CDS encoding sigma-54-dependent Fis family transcriptional regulator, producing MTRVLVVDDSRETCDLLEELLGGMGLEVAKATRPEDALQKLNGGGFSLMLSDINLEARLDGLDLLRAAKPLGIEVILLSGFGTIEKAIEAVKEGAFDFLSKPWDNEELKALVKRALVRKDAKAPLNHAPKGPQSVMIGSSAKMMEVYKTIASLQNSRATVLIVGESGTGKELVASTVHLSSDRKDRPFVAVNCGALSETLLESELFGHVRGAFTGAAGDKKGLFEEAHGGTIFLDEIGETSPSFQVRLLRVLQEQEVRKVGGNKTTKVDVRVIAATNKDLTQMVKEGRFREDLFYRLSVVEIHVPALRDRRTTDRDGRVVSDVGLLLDHFLAEASRKDQVGYSLRADARKLLEAYGWPGNVREMANVVEHLTQLSRGREITPDDLPSKLTQAGHPTANPPTATGPLAELVDAWDHLPTLEELERRYIQVLLKHETRKSRIAEILGKDRTTLYRKLRDLGLADGSDEG